Proteins encoded within one genomic window of Hevea brasiliensis isolate MT/VB/25A 57/8 chromosome 8, ASM3005281v1, whole genome shotgun sequence:
- the LOC110650433 gene encoding transcription factor GTE7 encodes MASAVLANRNEPNWTQPQPRGGAKFMGKVPFSNPTPKLSKKRQFQAALPVVNFDGPPALMQPAASDDASSINRRPASDFNSGGYVTFNIASCSKKELVELKNRLVAELEQIRQLKNRIDSSEFQVRSSSNFHKKKPIATSNSNKKILGNKRPFPATNFGFGAKDMKRSVHPEHGQLMKKCAQILTKLMKHKHAYVFNVPVDVEGMKLHDYYDIIKNPMDLGTVKSKLGKNLYDLPTDFAVDVRLTFNNAMKYNPKGHDVYNLAEQFLSRFEEWYRPIRDKVVEDDQDQVHEHEHEHEHEHEHDQVQEVQASSWDHVPNRGDIDRVKKDQENIMQIMPKSDPIGKSLQPSGSNPHSTSQLPVRTPSPMRAPPVKPVKLPKPKAKDPNKREMSLEEKHKLGIGLQSLPQEKMEQVVQIIRKRNGHLRQEGDEIELDIEAVDTETLWELDRFVTNYKKMVSKIKRQALMGINNMATAASEGNKEVLGNERMDVGAEAKKPKKGDAGDEDVDIGDEMPMSNFPPVEIEKDNGHASSSSSSSSSSSDESSSSSDSDSGSSSGSDSEDAHS; translated from the exons ATGGCATCCGCAGTCTTAGCGAATCGTAACGAACCGAATTGGACTCAGCCACAGCCTAGAGGCGGTGCTAAATTCATGGGCAAAGTCCCTTTCTCTAACCCTACCCCCAAATTGTCCAAAAAACGACAATTTCAAGCGGCTCTGCCTGTCGTCAACTTCGATGGGCCACCAGCCTTAATGCAACCAGCTGCATCGGACGACGCGTCCTCGATAAACAGGAGGCCGGCGAGCGATTTCAACAGCGGTGGTTATGTGACGTTTAATATAGCGTCGTGTTCGAAGAAGGAACTGGTGGAGCTGAAGAATCGATTGGTTGCAGAGCTGGAACAGATCCGGCAGTTGAAGAATCGAATCGATTCCTCTGAGTTCCAGGTCAGATCTAGCTCCAATTTCCACAAGAAGAAACCAATCGCAACAAGCAACAGCAACAAGAAAATATTGGGGAACAAGCGGCCGTTTCCAGCAACAAATTTTGGATTTGGGGCCAAAGATATGAAGCGATCGGTTCATCCGGAGCATGGTCAATTGATGAAGAAATGTGCCCAGATTTTGACGAAATTGATGAAGCACAAGCATGCATATGTATTTAATGTGCCGGTGGACGTTGAGGGTATGAAACTTCATGATTATTATGATATAATCAAGAATCCTATGGATTTGGGTACCGTCAAATCTAAATTGGGGAAGAATCTGTACGATTTGCCCACGGATTTTGCTGTTGATGTGAGATTGACCTTCAACAATGCCATGAAGTACAATCCTAAAGGGCACGATGTGTATAATCTTGCCGAGCAGTTTCTCTCCAGGTTTGAGGAATGGTACCGACCCATTAGAGATAAAGTTGTTGAGGATGATCAGGATCAGGTGCATGAGCATGAGCATGAGCATGAGCATGAGCATGAGCATGATCAGGTTCAAGAAGTGCAAGCTAGTTCTTGGGATCACGTACCTAATCGAGGTGACATTGATAGGGTAAAGAAAGATCAGGaaaatataatgcaaattatgccTAAATCTGACCCAATTGGGAAATCATTGCAACCAAGTGGGTCTAATCCTCATTCTACATCACAGTTGCCTGTGCGGACTCCTTCCCCAATGCGAGCTCCTCCAGTTAAGCCTGTTAAGCTACCAAAACCCAAGGCCAAAGATCCTAACAAGAGGGAGATGTCTCTTGAGGAGAAGCACAAATTGGGAATTGGGTTGCAGAGTTTGCCTCAAGAGAAGATGGAGCAAGTGGTGCAGATAATAAGGAAGAGAAATGGGCATTTGAGGCAGGAGGGAGATGAGATTGAGCTAGATATTGAAGCGGTTGACACAGAGACGCTATGGGAGCTTGATCGGTTTGTGACTAATTATAAAAAGATGGTTAGTAAGATAAAACGTCAAGCATTAATGGGTATCAACAATATGGCTACTGCTGCTAGCGAAGGCAATAAG GAGGTACTTGGAAATGAGAGGATGGATGTTGGAGCTGAGGCAAAGAAGCCAAAGAAAGGGGATGCTGGTGATGAGGATGTGGACATTGGTGATGAGATGCCAATGAGCAATTTTCCTCCTGTGGAGATAGAGAAGGACAATGGGCATGCGAGTAGCAGTTCTAGCAGCTCTAGTAGTTCGAGTGATGAATCTTCCTCATCCAGCG atTCAGATtcaggaagctcttcagggagtGATTCTGAGGATGCACATTCGTAG